The Apium graveolens cultivar Ventura chromosome 6, ASM990537v1, whole genome shotgun sequence genome contains a region encoding:
- the LOC141666258 gene encoding uncharacterized protein LOC141666258 has protein sequence MDTGKGKVGSVGLTYPMLAKGNYTAWALKIKVFMQAQGVWTTVEPSDEKTPIEGKSDKVALAMIYQGIPEEILLSIAGKNTAKEGWEAIKVMCQGAERVKKAKVQTLKAEFESLHMEDSDQLEEFYMKLNGLVSTIRALGEEMQESYVVKKLLRVVPSRVLQIVSTIEQFGYLESMTVEEAIGSLQAHE, from the coding sequence ATGGATACAGGGAAAGGCAAGGTTGGGTCTGTGGGGCTAACTTACCCAATGTTGGCTAAAGGAAACTATACGGCGTGGGCATTGAAGATAAAGGTTTTTATGCAGGCCCAAGGAGTGTGGACTACTGTAGAACCCAGTGATGAAAAGACACCGATTGAGGGTAAAAGTGATAAGGTTGCCTTGGCTATGATCTACCAAGGCATACCGGAGGAGATTTTATTGTCAATCGCAGGAAAGAACACGGCAAAAGAGGGCTGGGAGGCCATCAAAGTTATGTGTCAGGGAGCCGAACGTGTAAAAAAGGCCAAGGTTCAGACACTCAAGGCGGAATTCGAGTCGCTGCACATGGAGGACAGTGACCAGCTTGAGGAGTTCTACATGAAGCTCAATGGACTGGTATCTACCATACGAGCTTTAGGAGAAGAGATGCAGGAGTCATATGTGGTCAAGAAACTGCTACGAGTTGTTCCGTCTAGAGTCCTGCAAATAGTTTCAACAATAGAGCAATTTGGATATTTGGAAAGCATGACAGTTGAGGAGGCGATTGGATCTCTCCAAGCTCATGAATAG